From Canis lupus familiaris isolate Mischka breed German Shepherd chromosome 16, alternate assembly UU_Cfam_GSD_1.0, whole genome shotgun sequence, one genomic window encodes:
- the TMUB1 gene encoding transmembrane and ubiquitin-like domain-containing protein 1: MLRATAAGKEGVPSGVCDLGASRPEVPEGPLWSWRSRALSKVAGKAGAMALIEGVGDEVTILFAVLACLLVLALAWVSTHTAEGTDPLPQPSGTPTPAQPSEAMAVTSSIRGEAPGAETPSLRHRGQAAQPEPGMGLSATPPSPDSPQEPLVLRLKFLNDSEQVARAWPHDTIGSLKRTQFPGREQQVRLIYQGQLLGDDTQTLGSLHLPPNCVLHCHVSTRVGPPHPPCPPGSEPGPSGLEIGSLLLPLLLLLLLLLWYCQIQYRPFFPLTATLGLAGFTLLLSLLAFAMYRP, translated from the exons ATGCTCCGGGCGACGGcggcagggaaggagggggtgcCTTCAGGTGTCTGCGACCTCGGCGCCTCCCGCCCGGAAGTGCCCGAGGGTCCGCTATGGAGCTGGCGGAGCCGGGCG CTCAGTAAGGTGGCAGGCAAGGCAGGTGCCATGGCCTTGATTGAAGGGGTGGGTGATGAGGTGACCATCCTTTTTGCGGTGCTTGCCTGCCTTCTGGTGCTGGCTCTCGCCTGGGTCTCCACACACACCGCGGAGGGCACCGACCCATTGCCCCAGCCATCAGGGACTCCAACACCAGCACAGCCCAGTGAAGCCATGGCGGTCACCAGCAGCATCCGAGGGGAGGCCCCAGGAGCCGAGACCCCCAGCTTGAGACACAGAGGTCAGGCTGCACAGccagagcctggcatggggctctcAGCAACACCACCGTCGCCGGACtccccccaggagcccctagtGCTCCGGCTGAAATTCCTCAACGATTCAGAGCAGGTGGCCAGGGCCTGGCCCCACGATACCATTGGCTCCCTGAAAAG GACCCAGTTTCCTGGCCGGGAACAGCAGGTGCGGCTCATCTACCAAGGGCAGCTGCTAGGAGACGACACCCAGACCCTGGGCAGCCTTCACCTCCCGCCCAACTGCGTTCTCCACTGCCACGTGTCCACGCGAGTCGGTCCCCCACACCCCCCTTGCCCACCGGGGTCAGAGCCAGGCCCCTCCGGGCTGGAAATAGGCAGCCTGCTGCTGCCccttctgcttctgctgctgctgctgctctggtaCTGCCAGATCCAGTACCGGCCCTTCTTTCCCCTGACCGCCACTCTGGGTCTGGCCGGCTTCACCCTGCTCCTCAGTCTCCTGGCCTTTGCCATGTACCGCCCGTAG